From Camelina sativa cultivar DH55 chromosome 7, Cs, whole genome shotgun sequence, one genomic window encodes:
- the LOC104704465 gene encoding uncharacterized protein LOC104704465: MPNYYVWSEHGEDYDVLGVGTNSHYPNTDYTSTSSQHGSQPGSQPIGFEGNVYAEMVNDAFHGTMPFNEYHEYESGYDHIHDEHTQEAKRFYDMLDAANTPLYDGCHEGHSQLSLASRFMNIKVDNNLSEACMDDWAELFTEVLPEGNQATGSYYETETLVQKIGLPYHTIDVCIENCMLFWKEDGNLEHCKFCGKPRYKSSEGRTRIPFSRMWYLPIADRLKRMFQSEKTASSMRWHAEHDSEDGVMCHSSDAPEWKTFQHLHPTFAQEPQNFYLGLSYLFLTILNSGPNHPRASLDVFLQPLIDELKDLWYNGVEADDISLSENFNMKVVLMWTIRDFPAYGMLSGWTTHGRLACPICMDDTGAFQLPAGRKTCWFDCHRRFLPTSHPMRKNKKDFLKGKDSLNGDPTASLTSQAIYERIRKAKAPKTSVCGGN, translated from the exons ATGCCAAATTATTATGTATGGTCTGAACATGGTGAAGATTATGACGTGCTAGGGGTAGGAACCAATAGTCATTATCCTAATACAGATTATACTAGTACTAGTAGTCAGCATGGTAGTCAACCTGGTAGTCAGCCAATAGGATTTGAGGGAAATGTATATGCtgagatggtgaatgatgcatttcatggtACCATGCCTTTTAATGAGTATCATGAATATGAAAGTGGATATGATCATATCCATGACGAACACACTCAAGAGGCGAAACGGTTCTACGACATGTTAGATGCTGCAAATACTCCACTTTATGATGGATGTCATGAAGGTCATTCGCAACTATCATTGGCGTCTAGGTTCATGAACATCAAGGTAGATAATAATTTGTCTGAGGCATGCATGGACGATTGGGCTGAATTGTTTACAGAGGTTTTACCAGAGGGTAATCAAGCTACTGGTTCATACTACGAGACAGAGACTTTAGTGCAAAAGATAGGATTGCCATACCATACAATTGATGTATGTATAGAGAATTGTATGCTCTTTTGGAAAGAAGATGGGAATTTGGAGCATTGCAAGTTTTGTGGGAAGCCAAGGTACAAAAGTAGTGAGGGTAGAACTAGAATACCCTTtagtcgtatgtggtatctacctattgctgatagattgaagagGATGTTCCAATCAGAGAAGACCGCATCatcaatgagatggcatgctgaGCATGATTCAGAAGATGGAGTAATGTGTCATTCATCTGATGCGCCTGAATGGAAGACTTTCCAACATTTACATCCCACATTTGCGCAAGAGCCACAAAACTTTTACCTTGGGTTAT CGTATTTATTTCTTACGATTCTGAACTCCGGACCAAACCACCCACGAGCCAGCCTTGATGTTTTCCTCCAACCATTAATCGATGAGTTAAAGGATTTATGGTATAATGGGGTTGAGGCTGATGATATCTCACTATCTGAAAATTTCAACATGAAAGTTGTTCTTATGTGGACAATAAGAGATTTTCCAGCGTACGGTATGTTGTCGGGATGGACGACACACGGAAGATTAGCATGTCCAATTTGTATGGATGACACTGGTGCTTTTCAATTACCAGCTGGGAGGAAAACATGTTGGTTTGACTGTCATAGGAGATTTCTTCCTACAAGTCATCCGATGCGGAAGAATAAAAAGGACTTTCTGAAGGGAAAAGATTCATTGAATGGCGATCCAACTGCATCTCTGACTAGTCAAGCTATATATGAGCGTATAAGGAAAGCCAAAGCACCTAAAACATCTGTCTGCGGTGGgaattga
- the LOC104700787 gene encoding probable disease resistance protein At1g59620, translating to MAEAGTQLSVEKLWDRLVAVRIKGVEEQINELQGDLHVLRNILRDADAMKHTSEIVGHTVKDIKEIIYDAEDIIETFLLKKELGKKSGIRNIVRRFSKRMGPALDLETIRMKISKLMGDIHRNGVVQQIIGDGNYSNPIQERQREMRHTFSNHWESVPVGLVENVKTLVGYLVDEDSIQVVSITGMAGIGKTTLARQVFNHEMVKTHFDGFAWVCISTQYTRKYVWQTILQSLSPDQEVLEMNEVELQEKLFQVLETRKALIVLDDIWKKEDWDRIKPIFPRRKGWKVLLTSRNEGVALEAHQPCFNIKPGFLTLKESWTLLRSIVEYEVDDEMEEIGRHMIKHCGGLPLAIKVLGGLLAVHHTLDDWKRVYENIGSQIVGDANMISYQQVLELSFEELPEYLKLCLLFLAHLPENIAIDVEDMSYYWAAEVILWDDGATIQEVSDEYIEELVKRNMVISERDDDKTSGFRKCRLHNMVREFCQSKAKEEGFLQIVDTNTATSTQNSQSQCKSRRVLFIHSSNHTFDVEEYTQNPSLRSLLFIKHNWGANWKVSDLFFTRLQLMRALDLSGAEFEGDKLSSDIGNLIHLRYLNLYMSKVSHLPSSMQNLRKLVYLNLCVGAIYPICMPNFLKEMGELRYLFLPDDMQDMKKRLELGNLINLETLENFSTKHSSVTDLHCMTRLTTLSIIFNGEGCTMETLSSALGDLKHLEKLTIGNKRVVGVRVKGKVLPLYNKAGSAKKSFCGEKMVCSRGKFLQLKKLYLNGLAKWEKWIIEEGSMPCLQSLSIIGCRQLKEVPDGLKFITSLEELTIMKPGKGFKEKFSRGGKDYYKVQHIRVLIFSEYDMNFSDEEYDDTEFRVYYL from the exons ATGGCTGAGGCTGGCACACAGTTGTCAGTTGAGAAGCTTTGGGATCGCCTTGTCGCAGTGCGAATCAAGGGAGTTGAAGAGCAAATTAATGAATTACAAGGTGATCTGCATGTTTTAAGGAATATTTTAAGAGATGCAGACGCCATGAAACATACAAGTGAAATTGTGGGACACACTGTGAAAGATATCAAGGAAATTATTTACGATGCTGAAGATATAATCGAAACCTTTCTTTTAAAGAAAGAACTCGGAAAAAAAAGTGGCATCAGGAACATTGTGAGAAGGTTTTCTAAACGCATGGGGCCTGCTCTTGATTTAGAAACCATACGTATGAAGATCTCCAAGTTGATGGGTGATATACATAGGAACGGCGTAGTGCAACAGATAATTGGAGACGGCAACTATTCAAATCCAATACAAGAAAGACAAAGGGAAATGCGACATACGTTTTCTAACCACTGGGAAAGTGTTCCAGTGGGGTTGGTGGAAAACGTTAAAACTTTGGTTGGCTATTTGGTTGATGAAGATAGCATTCAAGTAGTTTCTATAACTGGGATGGCCGGTATTGGTAAAACTACCCTCGCTCGACAAGTTTTCAATCATGAGATGGTGAAAACTCATTTTGACGGGTTTGCGTGGGTGTGTATTTCAACACAGTATACAAGGAAATATGTGTGGCAGACGATCTTGCAGAGTCTTAGTCCAGATCAGGAGGTGTTAGAGATGAATGAAGTAGAACTTCAAGAAAAACTCTTTCAAGTATTGGAAACACGAAAGGCTTTGATTGTCCTTGATGATATCTGGAAGAAAGAAGACTGGGACAgaataaaaccaatttttccACGACGAAAAG GTTGGAAGGTACTACTTACTTCTCGCAACGAGGGTGTAGCATTAGAAGCACATCAGCCATGTTTCAACATTAAACCAGGTTTTCTGACTCTCAAAGAAAGTTGGACACTTTTGCGAAGCATAGTCG AATACGAGGTTGATGATGAAATGGAAGAGATCGGTAGGCACATGATCAAACATTGTGGAGGACTACCATTGGCTATTAAGGTGTTAGGAGGGTTGTTAGCTGTCCACCACACATTAGATGACTGGAAAAGGGTTTATGAGAATATTGGATCTCAAATCGTTGGAGACGCAAATATGATTTCTTATCAACAAGTTTTGGAGCTGAGCTTTGAAGAGCTGCCTGAATATTTGAAGCTCTGCCTTCTCTTCCTAGCCCATCTTCCAGAAAATATTGCAATAGATGTGGAGGATATGTCCTATTACTGGGCTGCAGAAGTAATATTATGGGACGATGGAGCGACCATTCAAGAAGTTTCAGATGAATACATAGAAGAATTGGTAAAGAGGAACATGGTTATTTCTGAACGAGACGACGACAAGACTTCTGGATTTCGGAAATGTCGCTTGCATAACATGGTGAGAGAATTTTGTCAGAGTAAAGCCAAAGAAGAGGGTTTCTTACAAATTGTTGATACAAATACTGCCACCTCAACTCAAAATTCTCAATCCCAATGTAAATCTCGTAGAGTCTTGTTCATACATTCGTCTAATCATACATTTGATGTTGAGGAGTATACCCAGAATCCAAGCCTcagatctcttttgtttattaAGCACAACTGGGGTGCAAATTGGAAGGTATCAGATTTATTCTTCACAAGGCTACAGTTGATGAGGGCTTTAGATCTCTCTGGAGCTGAGTTTGAAGGGGATAAGTTATCTTCCGATATTGGAAATCTCATCCACTTgagatatttgaatttatatatgtcAAAGGTATCTCATCTACCTTCTTCTATGCAGAATCTGAGGAAGCTTGTCTATTTAAACCTATGTGTAGGTGCGATATATCCAATCTGCATGCCCAATTTCTTGAAAGAGATGGGAGAACTGAGATACCTATTTTTACCGGATGATATGCAAGATATGAAGAAAAGGTTGGAATTAGGTAATCTAATCAACTTGGAGACGTTAGAGAATTTCTCAACAAAGCATAGCAGTGTGACGGATCTGCACTGTATGACAAGGCTCACAACTCTCTCAATCATATTCAACGGCGAGGGGTGTACTATGGAAACTCTATCTTCAGCTCTCGGTGATTTGAAACACTTGGAGAAATTGACTATAGGCAATAAGAGGGTAGTCGGAGTACGTGTTAAGGGGAAAGTGCTTCCCCTGTATAATAAGGCTGGTTCAGCGAAAAAGTCTTTCTGTGGGGAGAAAATGGTTTGCTCAAGGGGTAAATTTCTTCAACTGAAAAAGCTTTACTTAAATGGATTAGCCAAGTGGGAAAAATGGATAATAGAAGAAGGTTCCATGCCCTGTCTTCAAAGTCTGAGTATTATTGGGTGTCGACAGTTAAAGGAAGTTCCTGATGGGTTGAAATTTATCACATCTCTGGAAGAACTGACTATTATGAAACCTGGAAAGGGATTTAAGGAGAAATTTTCtagaggaggaaaagattacTACAAAGTCCAACACATTcgtgttttgatattttctgaATATGACATGAATTTTTCAGATGAGGAGTATGATGATACAGAGTTCCGG gTGTATTATCTCTGA